A window from Mycteria americana isolate JAX WOST 10 ecotype Jacksonville Zoo and Gardens unplaced genomic scaffold, USCA_MyAme_1.0 Scaffold_43, whole genome shotgun sequence encodes these proteins:
- the RELB gene encoding LOW QUALITY PROTEIN: transcription factor RelB (The sequence of the model RefSeq protein was modified relative to this genomic sequence to represent the inferred CDS: inserted 2 bases in 1 codon): MKEDGFQPDPAPVLPKALSKGSAKLVARGSSPVVATRPLHPAEPCPLAAGLAPYGTTVLPADTRSPQLAQSLSTLSLSPKLVPRDTTGAGGRHRWSPAGGHGKDQLEELLEPPKLVITEQPKQRGMRFRYECEGRSAGSILGESSTDASKTLPAIELLNCHMIPEVKVTACLVWKDWPYRVHPHGLVGKDCSNGLCEVVLKPQTNPKHSFSNLGIQCVKKKEIEVAIEKKLQLGIDPFKAGSLKNHQEVDMNVVRICFQASYKDSSGQTRHLSPVLSEPIFDKKSTNTSELRICRMNKESGPCTGGEELYLLCDKVQKEDIAVVFRKETWEARADFSQADVHRQVAIVFKTPPYQHLELAEPVEVEVFLQRLTDSVCSESFRFTYLPKDHDAYGVNVKRKRGMPDVLEELSGSDPYGIEAKRRKKPPGYMDHFAPLPAAEDAFALFAGEAEPFDALAQLYVPFAPPGLREGLPPPYPPTDFPPCLGPELLAEPYGSPPXRAPPFPPADPHPTASLVGTHMFPGHYKEADLRLGDV, from the exons ATGAAGGAGGACGGTTTCCAGCCGGATCCGGCCCCCGTCCTGCCCAAAGCGTTGTCCAAAGGCTCGGCCAAGCTGGTGGCCCGTGGCTCCAGCCCTGTGGTAGCCACCCGGCCGCTGCACCCGGCTGAGCCCTGTCCGCTGGCGGCCGGACTGGCACCCTACGGCACCACAGTGCTGCCGGCCGACACGCGGTCCCCGCAGCTCGCCCAGAGCCTCAGCACCCTCTCGCTGTCACCCAAGCTGGTGCCGCGGGACACGACGGGTGCTGGCGGGCGGCACCGCTGGTCTCCGGCCGGCGGGCACGGCAAGGaccagctggaggagctgctggagccgcCCAAGCTGGTGATCACGGAGCAGCCCAAGCAGCGCGGCATGCGCTTCCGCTACGAGTGCGAGGGCCGCTCGGCCGGCAGCATCCTGGGCGAGAGCAGCACCGATGCCAGCAAGACGCTGCCGGCCATCGAG CTGCTGAACTGCCACATGATCCCCGAGGTGAAGGTGACGGCGTGCTTGGTGTGGAAGGACTGGCCCTACCGCGTCCACCCCCACGGCCTGGTGGGCAAGGACTGCAGCAACGGGCTCTGCGAGGTCGTTCTCAAGCCCCAGACCAACCCCAAGCACAG CTTTAGCAACCTGGGCATCCAGTGCGTGAAGAAGAAGGAGATCGAGGTGGCGATAGAGAAGAAGCTGCAGTTGGGCATCGACCCCTTCAAAG CCGGTTCCCTCAAGAACCATCAGGAGGTGGACATGAACGTGGTGAGGATCTGCTTCCAGGCCTCCTACAAGGACAGCTCCGGGCAGACACGGCacctcagccctgtgctctcGGAGCCCATCTTTGACAAGA AGTCCACCAACACCTCGGAGCTGCGGATCTGCCGGATGAACAAGGAGAGCGGTCCCTGTACGGGCGGCGAGGAGCTCTACCTGCTCTGCGACAAGGTCCAGAAAG AGGACATCGCGGTGGTTTTCCGGAAGGAGACGTGGGAGGCGCGGGCGGACTTCTCGCAGGCCGACGTGCACCGCCAGGTCGCCATCGTCTTCAAGACGCCGCCCTACCAGCACCTGGAGCTGGCCGAGCCCGTGGAGGTGGAGGTCTTCCTGCAGCGGCTCACCGACAGCGTCTGCAGCGAGTCCTTCCGCTTCACCTACCTGCCCAAGGACCACG aCGCCTACGGGGTGAACGTGAAGCGGAAGCGGGGGATGCCCGACGTCCTGGAGGAGCTCTCGGGCTCAG acCCGTACGGGATCGAAgccaagaggaggaagaagccGCCGGGGTACATGGATCACTTCGCGCCGCTGCCGGCGGCAG aaGACGCCTTCGCCCTCTTCGCCGGGGAAGCGGAGCCCTTCGACGCCCTGGCCCAGCTCTACGTCCCCTTCGCCCCCCCGGGTCTTCGCGAGGGGCTgccccccccgtacccccccaCGGACTTCCCGCCCTGCCTGGGCCCCGAGCTGCTGGCCGAGCCCTacggctccccccc ccgcgccccccctttcccccccgccGACCCCCACCCCACCGCCAGCCTGGTGGGCACCCACATGTTCCCCGGGCACTACAAGGAGGCCGACCTGCGCCTCGGGGACGTCTga